The Candidatus Izemoplasma sp. genome has a window encoding:
- the gpmI gene encoding 2,3-bisphosphoglycerate-independent phosphoglycerate mutase: protein MKKPVALIIMDGFGLEENETGNAVKMANTPNVDLLMKEYPTNTMRADGLAVGLPEGQMGNSEVGHMNLGAGRVVYQSLTRINKAIEDKSFFKNDTYLDAIKNVKDNDSKLHIMGLLSDGGVHSHILHIKAFLDLAKDQGVEETYVHALLDGRDVPPDSAPIYIQELLDYMDEINYGKIATVGGRYYGMDRDKNWERIQKHYDVMTQAKGPHYEDPIAGVKANHKEKIWDEFVIPFVVNKNGMIEDKDSVIFANFRPDRAIQISTALSNPEASGVEHKNGPHDITFVQTMSYSENVKGDIAFGLQKLDNMYGDVISDAGLNQLRIAETEKYAHVTFFFDGGVDKEIKNSKRVLVNSPKVATYDMQPEMSAYTVTEKILDEIASDKHDTIILNYANCDMVGHTGDIPATIKAVETVDECVGKVVDAILDKGGVAIVTADHGNAEKMLDEDGNIFTAHTTNLVPLIITDKDITIRDGGILADVAPTMLEYLGVEQPSEMTGKSLVNKK, encoded by the coding sequence ATGAAAAAACCCGTAGCGCTTATCATTATGGATGGGTTTGGTTTAGAAGAAAATGAGACAGGGAATGCCGTGAAAATGGCAAATACGCCTAATGTCGATTTATTAATGAAAGAATATCCAACAAATACGATGCGTGCAGACGGTCTTGCGGTTGGATTACCAGAAGGACAAATGGGGAACAGTGAAGTTGGACACATGAATTTAGGTGCCGGACGTGTTGTTTACCAATCGTTAACACGGATCAATAAAGCTATCGAAGACAAGTCATTTTTTAAGAATGACACATATCTTGATGCGATTAAAAACGTAAAAGACAATGATTCAAAACTACACATTATGGGACTCTTAAGTGATGGTGGTGTGCATAGTCACATTCTTCACATTAAAGCGTTCTTAGATTTAGCCAAAGATCAAGGCGTCGAAGAAACATATGTTCATGCCTTGTTAGATGGACGGGATGTACCTCCAGATTCTGCGCCAATCTATATTCAAGAATTACTGGATTACATGGATGAGATTAACTATGGTAAAATTGCCACAGTGGGGGGACGTTATTATGGAATGGACCGGGATAAAAACTGGGAACGTATCCAAAAACATTATGATGTTATGACACAAGCTAAAGGACCGCATTATGAAGATCCAATCGCCGGTGTTAAAGCGAACCATAAAGAAAAAATATGGGATGAATTTGTGATTCCGTTTGTGGTAAATAAAAACGGTATGATTGAAGATAAAGACAGCGTTATATTTGCGAACTTTAGACCTGATCGTGCGATCCAAATTAGTACTGCATTATCTAACCCAGAAGCATCTGGTGTCGAGCATAAGAATGGACCGCATGATATCACATTCGTACAAACAATGAGTTATTCTGAAAATGTCAAAGGTGATATCGCGTTTGGGTTACAGAAACTTGATAATATGTATGGTGATGTGATCAGTGATGCAGGCTTAAATCAATTACGTATTGCCGAAACTGAAAAATATGCCCATGTAACATTCTTCTTTGATGGTGGCGTTGATAAGGAAATCAAAAACAGTAAACGCGTCCTTGTGAATAGTCCGAAAGTAGCGACTTATGATATGCAACCTGAGATGAGTGCGTACACGGTCACTGAAAAAATATTAGATGAAATCGCATCAGATAAACATGATACGATTATATTAAATTATGCAAACTGTGACATGGTTGGTCACACAGGAGATATTCCTGCAACAATCAAAGCTGTTGAAACAGTCGATGAATGTGTTGGTAAAGTCGTTGATGCAATCTTAGATAAAGGTGGCGTAGCAATTGTTACAGCGGATCATGGAAATGCTGAAAAAATGCTTGATGAGGATGGAAACATCTTTACAGCCCATACAACGAATTTAGTACCACTTATTATTACCGATAAAGATATTACCATTCGTGATGGTGGTATCTTGGCAGACGTGGCACCGACAATGTTAGAATATCTCGGTGTTGAACAACCAAGCGAAATGACTGGTAAGTCATTAGTGAATAAGAAATAA
- a CDS encoding folate family ECF transporter S component codes for MRKTHFTLHILIRIAILVAIATVLKVGFSLTIATYRFTFYDIPLMIVGIMFGPLAGAIGGFTADWINIMVPNLATGFNLFTVSSMLWGIMPGLFLYKKEYSVLKLILVVLMTSTVTFGLNTLQLYIFFQEGSYAMFPARVVTLLIKLPLQMLVIDVLYRRVLAYDLETLKHSLS; via the coding sequence ATGCGTAAAACACATTTTACATTACACATTTTAATTCGCATTGCTATTTTAGTGGCAATTGCAACGGTACTAAAAGTTGGATTTAGTCTGACCATTGCAACGTATCGTTTTACTTTTTATGACATTCCCTTAATGATTGTGGGTATAATGTTTGGTCCTCTTGCCGGGGCTATTGGTGGCTTCACAGCGGACTGGATAAATATTATGGTACCCAACTTGGCAACCGGATTTAACTTATTTACAGTGAGTTCAATGCTTTGGGGTATAATGCCAGGGTTATTCTTATATAAAAAAGAGTACTCGGTGTTAAAACTGATCTTAGTTGTTCTTATGACAAGCACCGTAACATTCGGTCTTAATACGTTACAACTTTATATCTTTTTCCAAGAAGGTAGTTATGCTATGTTCCCAGCGCGAGTTGTTACATTATTAATTAAGTTACCTTTACAAATGTTAGTTATCGATGTACTTTATCGCCGTGTCTTGGCATACGATCTTGAAACACTAAAACATTCTTTATCATAG
- a CDS encoding uracil-DNA glycosylase: MELPKDWRKRLETYTDLSYLDTIITVLNKAYQKNTIYPPKSDVFNALKECPFSDVKVVIIGQDPYHNKGQANGLAFSVHKGIKIPPSLKNIFKEMHNDLGIDIPQHGDLTTWARQGVLLLNAILTVEENAPLSHKNVGWQKLLIDIMSLLDQNDTPKVFVFWGNKAKVYKDYIHNPHHLVISSSHPSPLSARHSFFGSHVFSKINSFLKKNQRTPIDFSL; this comes from the coding sequence ATGGAACTACCAAAAGATTGGCGAAAACGACTAGAAACGTATACTGATCTATCATATCTTGACACAATAATAACGGTTTTAAATAAAGCTTATCAAAAAAATACTATTTATCCACCCAAAAGTGATGTGTTTAATGCCCTTAAAGAGTGTCCTTTTTCAGATGTTAAAGTCGTTATTATTGGACAAGATCCATATCATAACAAAGGCCAAGCCAATGGGCTGGCTTTTAGTGTACATAAAGGAATTAAAATTCCGCCATCACTAAAAAATATTTTTAAAGAAATGCACAATGATTTAGGGATAGATATTCCCCAACATGGAGATTTAACGACATGGGCAAGACAAGGTGTATTATTGTTAAATGCCATTTTAACTGTTGAAGAAAATGCTCCTCTCAGTCACAAAAATGTGGGCTGGCAAAAGCTTTTGATAGATATCATGTCATTACTTGATCAAAACGATACCCCAAAAGTCTTTGTATTTTGGGGAAATAAAGCCAAAGTTTATAAAGACTATATTCATAATCCTCATCATTTAGTCATATCGTCGAGTCATCCGAGTCCGTTAAGTGCTAGACATTCATTCTTTGGTTCACATGTTTTTTCTAAGATTAATAGCTTTTTAAAAAAGAACCAGCGCACACCAATCGATTTTTCTTTATAA
- the ppdK gene encoding pyruvate, phosphate dikinase, with translation MKRIYMFGEGTKEQKNLLGGKGANLSEMKREGFPVPAGFTITTDMCTAYYENGKQNSQALLDDIKKYTKRLEEETGKEFGSDTNPLLLSVRSGARVSMPGMMDTILNLGLTDTAVKGMIEKTGNPKFVYDIYRRFIQMFGEVVQGIEFDLFEDVLDKVKEEKGYDLDLELTADDWKFVSEEFLKIVKKETGKPFPQDPYTQLEMSVNAVFESWDTPRAKIYRKHNNIEDAWGTAVNVQEMVFGNTGDNSGTGVLFTRDPKTGEKEVFGEFLFNAQGEDIVAGIRTPLELDEFANKAPDIHAELMDIVERLEQHYRNMQDIEFTVEEGELYLLQTRNGKRTAAAGVKIAVDMVEEGLLSKEEAVDQIDVNAIDALLHPVFDEESLENGELLTTGLAASPGAATGKIVFSSERAAELKETTGEKLLLFRKETSPGDIEGMIVCEGFVTQLGGMTSHAAVVARGMGKCCVSGCNELSINEAEGYMTINGKKYPELTPFSIDGSTGKVYAGTIKTKVPEISGEFAQILEWSAEIKDLGVKANADNERDSLQALKFGAEGIGLCRTEHMFFDDERILDVRRMILAESKEAREAALEKILPHQLKDFKEIFSAMAGKTVTIRLLDPPLHEFLPHEDEVEEVAKELNITADKLREALDQLHEFNPMLGHRGCRLGVTYPEISVMQVKAIIQAALEVAAEGKVVKPEIMVPLVSTVKELTYLKDYIKETADALIKEAGVDLEYKVGTMVETPRAALTANEIGKEADFISYGTNDLTQMTFGFSRDDAGKFLKEYSDKKILPRDPFQAVDQDGVGQLVALSTTNAKKVNNDIVVGVCGEHGGEPTSIDFFHRSGLDYVSCSPFRIPVAIIAAAQAKIRNK, from the coding sequence GTGAAGAGAATTTATATGTTTGGTGAAGGTACCAAAGAGCAAAAGAATTTGCTTGGAGGTAAAGGTGCCAACTTATCAGAAATGAAACGTGAAGGATTTCCTGTTCCTGCAGGTTTCACGATTACGACCGACATGTGTACGGCGTATTATGAGAATGGAAAACAAAACTCACAAGCACTATTAGATGACATCAAGAAGTATACAAAACGTCTAGAAGAAGAAACAGGAAAAGAATTTGGAAGCGATACGAACCCATTATTACTAAGTGTACGTAGTGGAGCAAGAGTATCAATGCCTGGTATGATGGATACAATCTTAAACCTTGGTTTAACAGATACCGCGGTTAAAGGTATGATCGAAAAAACAGGTAATCCAAAATTCGTTTATGACATCTATCGTCGTTTTATCCAAATGTTCGGAGAAGTTGTTCAAGGGATTGAATTCGATTTATTCGAGGACGTACTTGACAAAGTCAAAGAAGAAAAAGGATATGATTTAGACTTAGAATTAACAGCTGATGATTGGAAATTCGTAAGTGAAGAATTTCTTAAAATCGTCAAAAAAGAAACAGGTAAACCATTTCCACAAGATCCGTATACACAATTAGAAATGTCTGTTAATGCGGTATTTGAATCATGGGATACACCACGTGCGAAGATTTACCGTAAACATAATAATATCGAAGACGCATGGGGAACAGCAGTAAACGTTCAAGAAATGGTCTTTGGTAATACCGGTGATAATTCTGGTACAGGTGTATTATTTACACGTGATCCAAAAACTGGTGAAAAAGAAGTCTTTGGTGAGTTCTTATTTAACGCACAAGGTGAAGACATCGTTGCTGGAATCAGAACACCATTAGAATTAGATGAATTCGCTAACAAAGCACCTGACATTCATGCTGAGTTAATGGATATTGTCGAACGCTTAGAACAACATTACCGCAATATGCAAGATATTGAGTTTACTGTTGAAGAAGGCGAACTATACTTACTTCAAACACGTAATGGTAAACGTACTGCAGCTGCAGGTGTAAAAATTGCCGTTGATATGGTTGAAGAAGGATTATTAAGTAAAGAAGAAGCTGTAGATCAAATTGATGTTAATGCAATTGATGCATTATTACATCCAGTCTTCGATGAAGAATCACTAGAAAATGGAGAATTACTAACAACCGGTCTTGCTGCAAGTCCTGGTGCTGCAACTGGTAAAATTGTATTTAGCAGTGAACGCGCAGCTGAACTTAAAGAAACAACTGGTGAAAAGTTATTATTATTCCGTAAAGAAACATCTCCTGGTGACATTGAAGGAATGATCGTTTGTGAAGGTTTCGTTACGCAACTTGGTGGTATGACATCACATGCTGCAGTTGTAGCTCGCGGTATGGGTAAATGCTGCGTTAGTGGATGTAATGAACTTTCAATTAATGAAGCAGAAGGATATATGACCATTAATGGTAAAAAATATCCAGAACTAACACCATTTAGTATTGATGGTTCAACAGGTAAAGTTTACGCTGGAACAATCAAAACAAAAGTGCCTGAAATTAGTGGCGAGTTCGCCCAAATTTTAGAATGGTCCGCAGAAATTAAAGACTTAGGCGTTAAAGCAAATGCTGATAACGAACGCGATAGCTTACAAGCTCTTAAATTTGGTGCTGAAGGAATTGGATTATGTCGTACAGAACATATGTTCTTCGATGATGAAAGAATTTTAGATGTTCGCCGTATGATTTTAGCTGAAAGCAAAGAAGCACGCGAAGCAGCATTAGAAAAAATCTTACCTCACCAATTAAAAGACTTTAAAGAAATCTTTTCAGCTATGGCGGGTAAAACTGTTACGATCCGTTTATTAGATCCACCACTACATGAGTTCTTACCTCATGAAGATGAAGTGGAAGAAGTTGCAAAAGAATTAAATATTACAGCAGATAAATTACGCGAAGCACTTGACCAATTACATGAGTTCAACCCAATGTTAGGTCACCGTGGATGCCGTTTAGGTGTCACTTACCCAGAAATTTCAGTTATGCAAGTGAAAGCAATTATCCAAGCTGCACTAGAAGTTGCTGCTGAAGGTAAAGTTGTAAAACCTGAAATTATGGTACCACTTGTATCTACAGTTAAAGAGTTAACTTACTTAAAAGATTACATCAAAGAAACTGCAGATGCATTAATTAAAGAAGCAGGTGTAGACCTAGAATATAAAGTAGGTACAATGGTTGAAACACCACGTGCTGCATTAACTGCTAATGAAATTGGTAAAGAAGCAGACTTCATTTCTTACGGAACAAATGACTTAACACAAATGACATTTGGATTTAGCCGTGATGACGCTGGTAAATTCTTAAAAGAATATTCTGATAAGAAAATTTTACCACGCGACCCATTCCAAGCGGTTGACCAAGATGGTGTTGGACAATTAGTCGCATTATCAACAACCAATGCGAAGAAAGTCAATAACGACATCGTAGTTGGTGTTTGTGGAGAGCATGGTGGAGAACCTACATCAATTGATTTCTTCCATAGATCTGGATTAGATTATGTCTCTTGTTCACCATTCCGTATTCCAGTTGCGATTATTGCTGCCGCACAAGCAAAAATTCGTAATAAATAA
- a CDS encoding RnfABCDGE type electron transport complex subunit B, which yields MAATLTLAIMGLVLGLGLAFAADIFKVEADNRVEDITELLPGYNCGACGYPGCSGFAEGIVAGEVDQLSSCKPGKDEHYDPILEYIKDHPNQDGTLIKVKK from the coding sequence GTGGCTGCCACATTAACCCTTGCTATTATGGGTCTAGTCTTAGGATTAGGACTTGCCTTTGCGGCCGATATATTTAAAGTTGAAGCAGATAACCGCGTAGAAGATATCACAGAACTACTCCCAGGATATAACTGTGGAGCATGCGGATATCCTGGATGTAGTGGATTTGCTGAAGGGATTGTAGCGGGTGAAGTTGATCAATTATCTTCATGTAAACCCGGTAAGGATGAACATTATGATCCGATTTTGGAATATATCAAAGACCATCCAAATCAAGATGGAACACTGATTAAGGTCAAAAAATAA
- a CDS encoding Rnf-Nqr domain containing protein: MSFTVFATAIISAMLINNVILMQFLGICPFLGVSKKSSSALGMSAAVLFVMVIASAVTYTLYDLVLYQYNIEYISTIAFILVIASLVQFVEMVIKRYSTSLYKSLGIYLPLITTNCAILGVSEGNIANIWGATVPFGQGLFIAVSTAIGTGLGFGLVIFAFSSIRERLEAANVPKAWRGVPISLIVAGIMSMAFFGLVGVI, encoded by the coding sequence ATGAGTTTTACAGTATTTGCTACGGCAATCATTTCTGCGATGTTAATTAACAATGTCATCTTAATGCAATTTCTAGGAATTTGTCCTTTCTTAGGTGTCAGTAAAAAATCTAGCAGTGCACTTGGTATGAGCGCTGCAGTCTTATTCGTCATGGTTATTGCTTCTGCTGTAACCTATACATTATATGATTTAGTGCTATATCAATATAATATTGAGTATATTTCAACCATTGCATTTATCTTAGTTATCGCATCACTTGTACAATTTGTTGAAATGGTAATCAAACGCTATAGTACATCATTATATAAATCACTGGGTATTTATTTACCGTTAATCACGACAAACTGTGCTATTTTAGGTGTCAGTGAAGGGAATATAGCGAATATATGGGGAGCTACTGTCCCGTTTGGTCAAGGGTTATTTATAGCGGTATCGACCGCAATCGGTACCGGATTAGGGTTTGGCTTAGTAATCTTTGCTTTTTCGTCTATTCGTGAGCGTTTAGAAGCCGCTAATGTTCCAAAGGCTTGGCGTGGTGTTCCGATAAGTTTAATCGTTGCTGGTATTATGTCAATGGCTTTCTTTGGCTTAGTTGGGGTGATTTAA
- a CDS encoding electron transport complex subunit E produces the protein MSKKENFLKGFFNENPIFVFLLGMCPALAVTATFETALGMGLLVIFVLTFSNIVVSLLRHYIPEHVRTPSYIVIIATFVTLVEMFTEAYAFALYESLGIFIPLIVVNCLILGRAESFASKNNVLDSAIDGLGMALGFTFALIVIGSIREFLATGGLVWGEYLPFFVDQPVSLSLDLIIHLFDDSITIKDFGLAMFSLPPGAFIALAFILAFFQFKKVRKEEKEAAAKKAWIEQKKKEALARKKAKALKESGEAA, from the coding sequence ATGAGTAAAAAAGAAAACTTCTTAAAAGGGTTCTTTAACGAAAATCCGATCTTTGTATTTCTTTTAGGAATGTGTCCAGCCTTAGCGGTAACGGCGACGTTTGAAACTGCACTTGGGATGGGATTACTCGTTATCTTTGTATTAACCTTTAGTAATATTGTCGTCAGTTTATTGCGTCACTATATCCCAGAACATGTTAGAACCCCTTCATATATTGTTATTATTGCAACGTTTGTAACACTTGTTGAGATGTTTACCGAAGCGTATGCGTTTGCTTTATATGAATCACTAGGTATATTTATTCCATTGATTGTTGTAAACTGTTTAATCTTAGGTCGCGCTGAATCGTTTGCGTCTAAAAATAATGTTTTAGACAGTGCTATCGATGGGTTAGGTATGGCATTAGGATTTACCTTTGCCCTCATTGTAATTGGATCAATTCGTGAGTTCTTAGCTACTGGTGGACTGGTTTGGGGAGAATACTTACCATTCTTTGTCGATCAGCCGGTAAGTTTATCATTGGATTTAATTATCCATTTATTCGATGATTCAATAACCATTAAAGATTTTGGTCTTGCGATGTTTAGTTTACCACCAGGTGCCTTTATTGCCCTCGCGTTTATCCTTGCCTTCTTCCAATTTAAAAAAGTTCGAAAAGAAGAGAAAGAAGCTGCGGCAAAAAAAGCCTGGATTGAACAAAAGAAAAAAGAAGCGTTAGCACGAAAAAAAGCAAAAGCCTTAAAAGAAAGTGGTGAGGCAGCATGA
- a CDS encoding FMN-binding protein: MLDKLKVAIVLVIIGALSGFFIWGVNAITSPVIEENTQKRELALYEEMFDLTGEFTLETKSLDGVLTKEVIIYDSNGQEVGRAYQGYDMNNYGDVTVLVGVVNNTITDVVIQSTSNTVTFVNTIEKTYLPRLSDQSLSDVSYDSKTGATYTYTSVKTIVQATVDYIEGGETNE, from the coding sequence ATGCTGGATAAATTAAAAGTAGCTATTGTCCTTGTTATTATTGGTGCCTTAAGTGGATTCTTTATCTGGGGTGTTAATGCAATAACATCACCTGTCATTGAAGAGAATACACAGAAACGCGAATTAGCATTGTATGAAGAGATGTTTGATTTAACCGGAGAGTTTACGCTTGAAACAAAATCATTAGATGGCGTATTAACGAAAGAAGTGATCATCTATGATAGTAACGGACAAGAAGTTGGACGTGCCTATCAAGGATATGATATGAACAATTATGGTGATGTCACGGTCTTAGTCGGCGTTGTTAATAATACCATCACCGATGTCGTGATACAGTCGACATCTAATACGGTCACATTTGTTAATACGATTGAAAAAACGTATTTACCACGACTTAGTGATCAATCGCTATCAGATGTTAGTTATGATAGTAAGACTGGGGCTACTTATACATATACATCGGTAAAAACAATTGTACAAGCAACAGTTGACTATATCGAAGGTGGTGAGACAAATGAGTAA